A window from Polyangium spumosum encodes these proteins:
- a CDS encoding RluA family pseudouridine synthase, with the protein MSLSHQRHRFVARPEDAGQRLDQVLAANVPGLSRRKARVAIDLGGVFVDGARVKVAGRAIKPGQTILAHLGGALDRATKEVGAAARARDEKNLPPFRVVHQDEDLVVVDKPSGLVTAPTPESDRGNLADLLGRALGGTIYVVHRLDLDTSGLVVFARTESANRALSDRIRAHDFDRVYLAALHGHVPWDERTIEEPVAGKRAISHAAVLERLSPPGSPGVTLTRFRLTTGRTHQIRLHARHEGHPVLGDRKYGSPSPVDPPRLALHATLLGFVHPRTGEALSWESPWPDDLATWLEGVRGAAPPPR; encoded by the coding sequence ATGAGCCTCTCCCACCAGCGCCACCGCTTCGTCGCCCGCCCGGAGGACGCCGGGCAGAGGCTCGACCAGGTCCTCGCCGCCAACGTCCCCGGCCTCTCGCGCCGCAAGGCCCGCGTCGCCATCGACCTCGGCGGCGTCTTCGTCGACGGCGCCCGCGTCAAGGTCGCCGGCCGCGCCATCAAACCCGGACAAACCATCCTCGCCCACCTCGGCGGCGCGCTCGACCGGGCGACCAAGGAGGTCGGCGCCGCCGCCCGCGCCAGGGACGAGAAAAACCTCCCGCCCTTCCGCGTCGTCCACCAGGACGAGGACCTCGTGGTCGTGGACAAACCCTCCGGCCTCGTCACCGCGCCGACGCCGGAGAGCGACCGCGGGAACCTCGCCGACCTGCTCGGCCGCGCCCTCGGCGGCACGATCTACGTCGTCCACCGCCTCGACCTCGACACGAGCGGCCTCGTCGTCTTCGCGCGGACCGAATCCGCGAACCGCGCCCTCTCCGATCGAATTCGCGCCCACGATTTCGATCGTGTCTATCTCGCGGCGCTCCACGGCCACGTCCCCTGGGACGAGCGCACCATCGAGGAGCCCGTCGCCGGCAAACGCGCCATCTCCCACGCCGCCGTGCTCGAGCGCCTCTCTCCGCCCGGCTCGCCCGGCGTGACGCTCACCCGGTTCCGCCTCACGACCGGCCGCACCCACCAGATTCGCCTGCACGCGCGGCACGAGGGCCACCCCGTGCTCGGCGATCGCAAATACGGCAGCCCGAGCCCCGTCGATCCGCCGCGGCTCGCGCTCCACGCCACCCTCCTCGGATTCGTGCACCCGCGGACGGGTGAAGCACTCTCCTGGGAGAGCCCGTGGCCCGACGACCTCGCGACCTGGCTCGAAGGGGTACGCGGCGCCGCGCCTCCTCCTCGTTGA
- a CDS encoding TonB-dependent receptor domain-containing protein, with protein sequence MVFPSRIPCAASLVGVLLATPLALAEGSATQWGESLDPAALRLLPLSAPELRGGPARSFENLALLLPGTREDMYGVSFVGTSSPENTFFVDGIRVGDPTYGLLMMPLSMEFVGQAEVTVAGADPALGRGMGGVYDVTTRSGGDRFQASAWGGLAPGALEGERPPRVFEGTVVQMDPRLDAVRDLGGSVGGPLVKDRLFFFVGGSLARRRYRLERNLRALQWTEAIDEFGGLQIVPVIDPETGAQQKTRLPGTDGTQFAQGDIGQWIGKLTYRPSTTQEVSLSVFGTFAGSGGGGTHAFDSKSGGIGIDDLQGEYTALGRRETALTNAVVLRGRSLSRGGDLELDAALGWVRSEMESLAADASGVDDIATPGKLAHVPRMNWRRSSAPHPIIDFEDLSTDALLLCSPTGDPAILARNCPAGAYAMGGPGLLSRFTADRVEGRAVVTLRARGLGEHRIRAGVNFEIATLSKVQGYSGAALLRETLGGGFVQDEAFGYLRGPDDPVTYDTIDTRVTSYAAGVFLADTWRIRENLVAEASLRWDAQLFGGGALVFPFMLAPRAGIAWDPTKKGRARVFVSYGMRYQAVPLDVAARGLASEPRISSFHQSPPCRVNEPADLYGGCDRASQVQVHDVSHPSTDHEVRRGQVSIDPATSAPASHQITAGVDIAGPLGTRVGLVYVRDQLLRALEDTNTAANGLLIGNPGSGAAAMATQAERTYHGLSITLMRPFADGFVGLASYTLASSYGNYSGLFRPETGQLDPNVTRDFDLPELDENRTGALPGDHTHSIKLYAGKEFFLPKGVILEAGAGYTGRSGAPYGALGAHAAHGPGEVFLLPRGSVGRTPWVHRIDARLGVSALLRKDLRLGASVEVYNLADSQTPTAFDQNYTYDSAVPVEDGATKDDIPELYTKNPRYEKPVAWQAPRQVRFGLRVDY encoded by the coding sequence GTGGTTTTTCCTTCCCGGATCCCCTGCGCCGCGTCCCTCGTGGGCGTCTTGCTGGCCACGCCGCTCGCCCTCGCGGAGGGGAGCGCGACGCAGTGGGGCGAGTCGCTCGATCCGGCCGCATTGCGCCTCCTGCCGCTCTCCGCGCCCGAGCTACGCGGCGGGCCCGCGCGGTCGTTCGAGAACCTCGCATTGCTCCTGCCGGGCACGCGGGAGGACATGTACGGGGTGTCGTTCGTCGGGACGAGCTCGCCGGAGAATACGTTCTTCGTGGACGGGATCCGCGTCGGCGATCCGACGTACGGGCTCCTCATGATGCCGCTGTCGATGGAGTTCGTCGGGCAGGCCGAGGTGACGGTCGCCGGGGCCGATCCGGCGCTCGGGCGGGGGATGGGCGGCGTATACGACGTCACGACGAGGAGCGGGGGTGATCGATTCCAGGCGTCGGCGTGGGGCGGGCTCGCGCCGGGCGCGCTCGAAGGGGAGCGGCCGCCGCGGGTCTTCGAGGGCACGGTGGTCCAGATGGATCCGCGCCTCGACGCCGTGCGGGATCTCGGCGGATCCGTGGGCGGGCCCCTCGTGAAGGACCGGCTCTTTTTTTTCGTGGGCGGGAGCCTGGCGCGGCGCCGGTATCGCCTCGAGCGTAACTTGCGCGCGTTGCAATGGACGGAGGCGATCGACGAGTTCGGCGGTCTCCAGATCGTCCCCGTGATCGACCCGGAGACCGGGGCGCAACAGAAGACGCGCTTGCCGGGCACGGACGGCACGCAGTTCGCCCAAGGGGACATCGGGCAATGGATCGGCAAGCTGACATATCGGCCGTCGACGACGCAGGAGGTCTCGCTCTCGGTGTTCGGGACCTTCGCGGGATCGGGGGGCGGCGGGACACACGCGTTCGATTCGAAGAGCGGAGGGATCGGCATCGATGACCTGCAAGGGGAGTACACGGCCCTCGGCCGGCGGGAGACGGCCCTGACGAATGCGGTCGTGCTCCGCGGGAGGTCCTTGTCGAGGGGCGGGGACCTCGAGCTCGACGCGGCGCTCGGCTGGGTGCGCAGTGAAATGGAGAGCCTCGCGGCGGACGCCTCGGGGGTCGACGATATCGCCACGCCGGGCAAGCTCGCGCACGTGCCCCGGATGAACTGGAGGCGCTCGTCCGCGCCGCACCCGATCATCGATTTCGAGGACCTGTCGACCGACGCGCTCCTGCTCTGCTCGCCGACGGGTGATCCCGCCATTCTGGCGAGGAACTGCCCCGCCGGCGCGTATGCCATGGGGGGCCCGGGGCTCCTGTCCCGGTTCACCGCGGATCGCGTCGAGGGGCGGGCCGTCGTCACGCTGCGCGCGCGTGGGCTCGGCGAGCACCGGATCCGGGCCGGCGTCAATTTCGAGATCGCGACGCTGTCGAAGGTGCAGGGGTATTCGGGCGCGGCCCTCCTGCGCGAGACCCTGGGCGGCGGATTCGTGCAGGACGAGGCGTTTGGTTATCTCCGCGGACCGGACGATCCCGTCACGTACGATACCATCGATACGCGGGTGACCTCGTATGCGGCGGGCGTGTTCCTCGCGGATACGTGGCGCATCCGGGAGAACCTCGTGGCCGAGGCGAGCCTGCGCTGGGACGCGCAGCTGTTCGGCGGCGGGGCGCTCGTGTTTCCCTTCATGCTCGCGCCGCGCGCCGGGATCGCCTGGGATCCGACGAAGAAGGGCCGCGCGCGGGTGTTCGTGAGTTACGGGATGCGATACCAGGCCGTGCCCCTCGACGTCGCGGCGCGGGGGCTCGCGAGCGAGCCGCGGATCTCGAGCTTTCACCAGTCCCCGCCTTGCCGCGTCAACGAGCCCGCGGATCTTTACGGCGGCTGCGATCGAGCGTCGCAGGTGCAAGTCCACGACGTGTCCCACCCGAGCACCGATCACGAGGTGCGGCGGGGCCAGGTTTCGATCGATCCCGCGACCTCCGCGCCCGCGTCCCACCAGATCACGGCGGGTGTGGACATCGCGGGGCCGCTGGGCACGCGGGTCGGGCTCGTGTACGTGCGCGACCAGCTCCTCCGCGCGCTCGAGGATACGAATACGGCGGCGAACGGGCTCCTGATCGGAAACCCGGGCTCGGGGGCGGCGGCGATGGCGACGCAGGCAGAGCGCACGTACCATGGGCTCTCGATCACGTTGATGCGGCCGTTCGCCGACGGGTTCGTGGGGCTCGCGAGTTACACGCTGGCGAGCTCGTATGGCAATTACAGCGGGCTCTTCCGGCCGGAGACGGGGCAACTCGACCCGAACGTGACGCGTGATTTCGACCTGCCGGAGCTCGACGAGAACCGGACCGGGGCTCTGCCCGGGGATCACACGCATTCGATCAAGCTCTACGCGGGCAAGGAGTTTTTCCTGCCGAAAGGGGTGATCCTGGAGGCGGGGGCCGGATACACGGGGCGATCGGGGGCGCCGTACGGCGCGCTCGGCGCGCACGCGGCCCACGGGCCGGGCGAGGTGTTCCTCCTGCCGCGTGGCTCCGTCGGGCGGACGCCGTGGGTCCATCGAATCGACGCGCGGCTCGGCGTGTCGGCGCTCCTGCGCAAGGACCTCCGGCTCGGCGCGAGCGTCGAGGTCTACAACCTCGCGGACAGCCAGACGCCCACGGCGTTTGACCAGAACTACACGTACGACAGCGCGGTCCCGGTCGAGGACGGCGCGACGAAAGACGACATCCCGGAGCTTTACACGAAGAACCCTCGGTACGAAAAGCCGGTGGCCTGGCAGGCGCCGCGGCAGGTGCGGTTCGGGCTGCGGGTGGATTATTGA
- a CDS encoding VOC family protein, translated as MQPPLSVHHLAVVVADLDRAERFYSGVLGLPVQRRWDDDRGQPRSVWLTLGGGAFLALERASTNPRAPNAPRRDDGAPGLHCLALGIRPDARERLRVTLTQAGFPIERESAYTLYTRDPDGNLIGLSHFPDPAP; from the coding sequence ATGCAGCCGCCTCTGTCCGTCCACCACCTCGCCGTCGTCGTCGCCGATCTCGACCGAGCCGAGCGCTTCTATTCGGGCGTCCTCGGCCTGCCCGTCCAGCGCCGCTGGGACGACGACCGGGGCCAGCCGCGCTCGGTATGGCTCACGCTCGGCGGCGGCGCCTTCCTCGCCCTCGAACGTGCATCCACGAACCCCCGCGCGCCGAATGCCCCCCGCCGCGACGACGGGGCGCCCGGCCTGCATTGCCTCGCCCTCGGCATCCGCCCGGACGCCCGCGAGCGCCTTCGCGTGACCCTCACGCAGGCAGGTTTCCCCATCGAACGCGAGAGCGCGTATACCCTCTACACGCGCGACCCCGACGGCAACCTGATCGGCCTCAGCCACTTTCCCGATCCGGCCCCCTGA
- a CDS encoding TerB family tellurite resistance protein, whose product MREENMGIVKSLVSVAWADGHFDAKEREMVEALISAFEATEEQAAEIRAYAAEKKTLDDIPVWDMSMDDRRVLLQHAVLLTYVDGEQHESEKKFVEDLCGRLEIEAPEAKAIVEAAEHRAKKYMNLL is encoded by the coding sequence ATGCGCGAAGAGAACATGGGGATCGTCAAGTCGCTCGTCAGCGTGGCGTGGGCCGACGGCCATTTCGACGCGAAGGAGCGCGAGATGGTCGAGGCGCTCATCTCCGCGTTCGAGGCGACCGAGGAGCAGGCCGCCGAGATCCGCGCGTACGCGGCCGAGAAGAAGACGCTCGACGACATCCCCGTCTGGGACATGTCGATGGATGACCGCCGCGTGCTGCTGCAGCACGCCGTGCTGCTCACGTACGTCGACGGCGAACAACACGAGAGCGAGAAGAAGTTCGTCGAGGATCTCTGCGGCCGGCTGGAGATCGAGGCGCCGGAGGCGAAGGCGATCGTCGAGGCCGCCGAGCATCGCGCCAAGAAGTACATGAACCTGCTCTGA
- a CDS encoding DUF4388 domain-containing protein has product MFDNAAPGDGGGAWLGGTDAAWSADRAGVSSERARGRLILRGQLDEVGLDDLLGSLGSRGRTCVVEVRALRRRGEVMLERGRVVRARVDDLPTEADAEVALTAIRCFRQAVFDVIALDERGSTPPPRPPSSERPPVSLRPAMLEGNATEVALAAAVMNACSIYTRKWLGPKLASSIMQTAWSRTAAAHPAMDAFRISADGLVMVAGVERARSAIPRAVAAWVFAVFEAGSMFNAAHFQRYYVPEMLGGLMRLLDKGGWGEAFRMREGGVR; this is encoded by the coding sequence ATGTTCGACAACGCGGCCCCTGGGGACGGGGGAGGAGCGTGGCTCGGAGGGACGGACGCCGCGTGGTCGGCCGATCGGGCCGGCGTGTCCTCGGAGCGCGCGCGGGGTCGGCTGATCCTTCGAGGTCAACTCGACGAGGTGGGGCTCGACGATCTGCTCGGCTCCCTGGGCTCCCGAGGCCGGACGTGTGTCGTGGAGGTCCGAGCCCTCAGGCGGCGAGGGGAGGTCATGCTGGAGCGAGGGCGCGTGGTACGCGCCCGGGTCGACGATCTGCCCACCGAGGCCGACGCCGAGGTCGCGCTCACGGCCATCCGGTGCTTCCGCCAGGCGGTCTTCGACGTGATCGCGCTCGACGAGCGCGGGTCGACGCCGCCGCCGCGCCCGCCGTCGTCGGAGAGGCCACCCGTGTCGCTGCGCCCGGCGATGCTGGAGGGAAACGCGACCGAGGTGGCGCTGGCCGCGGCCGTGATGAATGCGTGTTCGATCTACACGCGCAAATGGCTGGGGCCGAAGCTCGCGTCTTCGATCATGCAGACGGCCTGGTCCCGCACGGCGGCCGCGCACCCGGCGATGGACGCGTTCCGGATCTCGGCGGACGGCCTGGTGATGGTGGCGGGCGTGGAGCGGGCGAGGTCGGCGATCCCGAGGGCGGTGGCCGCGTGGGTGTTCGCGGTGTTCGAGGCGGGCTCGATGTTCAACGCGGCGCATTTCCAGAGGTATTACGTCCCCGAGATGCTCGGGGGCCTGATGCGACTGCTCGACAAGGGGGGATGGGGTGAGGCGTTCCGAATGCGAGAGGGAGGTGTCCGTTGA